The Desulfosporosinus acidiphilus SJ4 genome has a window encoding:
- the fmt gene encoding methionyl-tRNA formyltransferase yields the protein MRIVFMGTPDFAVPSLRALAGHGHEIVGVFTQPDRPAGRGKKLKPSPVKSAAEELNLPIFQPAKIKTPEGIQCLRELAPECIIVVAYGQLLSKEILDLPSRGCINVHASLLPSYRGAAPIHWAIINGEEYTGVTTMLMDEGLDTGDMLLKREIKISQKDTMGEIHDKLALLGGELLIQTLRELEQGTLTATAQSGKSNYAPLLNRDHERIDWTRSAVELHNQIRGLNPWPGAFALFREEQFKVWRSTVFSGQRAAEKENSFQGSNAEVGQILEVLEEGLLVQTGDGLLWIAEVQPAGKRPMSARDFLNGRHGQAGEKFT from the coding sequence ATGCGTATTGTTTTCATGGGAACACCTGATTTTGCCGTACCTTCTCTGCGGGCCCTGGCCGGTCATGGACATGAGATTGTGGGGGTCTTCACTCAACCGGATCGCCCGGCAGGCCGCGGGAAAAAGTTGAAACCCAGCCCAGTAAAATCTGCGGCTGAAGAATTAAATCTGCCGATTTTCCAACCTGCTAAGATTAAGACACCTGAGGGTATCCAATGTTTGCGTGAGTTAGCTCCGGAATGTATTATTGTCGTCGCTTACGGGCAGCTTCTCTCCAAGGAGATTTTAGACTTGCCTTCCAGAGGATGCATTAATGTACATGCCTCCCTGCTTCCTTCTTATCGCGGAGCGGCCCCCATTCATTGGGCAATTATCAACGGCGAAGAGTATACCGGTGTAACGACGATGCTCATGGATGAAGGGCTGGATACCGGAGATATGTTATTGAAACGTGAAATTAAAATTTCCCAAAAAGATACTATGGGAGAAATTCATGATAAATTAGCGCTTCTGGGAGGAGAGTTATTGATTCAAACGCTGCGGGAGTTAGAACAAGGTACTCTAACCGCCACAGCCCAATCAGGAAAATCCAATTATGCACCCCTTCTGAATCGCGACCATGAACGAATTGACTGGACTCGATCAGCTGTTGAACTGCATAACCAAATCAGAGGCTTAAATCCTTGGCCTGGTGCTTTCGCGTTATTTCGAGAGGAGCAATTTAAGGTCTGGCGGAGCACAGTATTCTCTGGGCAAAGGGCGGCGGAGAAAGAAAACTCATTTCAGGGTTCGAACGCTGAGGTGGGCCAAATTCTCGAGGTGTTGGAAGAAGGGCTGCTTGTTCAAACGGGAGATGGCCTTCTCTGGATTGCAGAGGTGCAGCCCGCAGGTAAGCGTCCTATGTCCGCGCGGGATTTTCTGAATGGAAGGCACGGTCAGGCGGGAGAAAAGTTCACTTAA
- a CDS encoding zinc metallopeptidase, with the protein MFWDPTMVLLIPAILLSLYAQYKISSAYNHYSKIRAQSGLTGAQAARALLNSRGLYDVNVEAIRGNLSDHYDPRTRVISLSEDVYYGNSLASVAVAAHETGHALQHSSGYVPLQLRSSFVPAANFGSGAGPLLILVGLFMPSFGWLLQLGILFFSLAVLFQLITLPVEFNASHRALGLLQEGRLLGSDEVRGARSVLNAAALTYVAAALAAVLQLARFIIIAQGRRDD; encoded by the coding sequence ATGTTCTGGGATCCTACAATGGTTCTTTTGATTCCGGCGATTCTATTGTCACTCTATGCACAATATAAAATATCATCAGCATATAACCACTACTCTAAAATCCGAGCTCAGTCAGGACTTACCGGCGCTCAAGCCGCAAGAGCACTCTTAAATAGCAGAGGGCTATACGATGTCAATGTGGAGGCTATTCGGGGAAACCTTTCAGATCACTATGATCCCCGTACAAGAGTTATTAGTTTGAGTGAGGACGTGTATTATGGGAATTCTCTGGCTTCAGTAGCGGTTGCGGCTCATGAAACGGGGCATGCCCTACAGCATTCCTCAGGATATGTACCTTTACAGCTCAGGTCATCCTTTGTCCCGGCAGCCAATTTTGGCAGCGGGGCCGGACCGCTGTTAATTCTCGTCGGATTGTTTATGCCTAGCTTCGGCTGGCTGCTGCAGTTGGGAATCTTGTTTTTTTCCTTGGCTGTTCTATTTCAATTAATTACTTTGCCGGTGGAATTTAACGCCAGCCACAGGGCGTTAGGTCTCTTGCAGGAAGGAAGATTACTGGGAAGTGATGAAGTCCGCGGCGCTCGTTCTGTTTTAAATGCCGCTGCCTTGACCTATGTCGCCGCGGCATTAGCAGCGGTGCTCCAGTTGGCACGCTTTATCATCATTGCCCAGGGTAGAAGGGATGACTAG
- the def gene encoding peptide deformylase yields MAVYQIVEIGADILREKAKEVKEINPSIIKLLDNMVDTMIAADGVGLAAPQIGVSKRVVVVKVGDVLLELVNPVILEKEGESLAEEGCLSVPDMTGDVVRAAKVHVQGLNREGKMVDIHADRLMARALQHEIDHLEGILFVDLAKKTYRK; encoded by the coding sequence ATGGCAGTTTATCAGATTGTTGAAATTGGTGCAGATATATTACGGGAGAAAGCAAAAGAGGTCAAAGAGATTAATCCTTCAATTATTAAGCTTTTGGATAACATGGTTGATACGATGATAGCCGCAGACGGGGTGGGTTTAGCAGCACCACAGATAGGAGTTTCCAAGAGAGTCGTGGTGGTTAAAGTAGGGGACGTTTTGCTTGAACTGGTTAATCCAGTAATCTTGGAAAAAGAGGGAGAATCTCTTGCCGAGGAAGGCTGTCTCAGCGTTCCCGATATGACAGGGGATGTTGTGCGGGCGGCGAAAGTTCATGTTCAGGGATTAAATCGGGAAGGAAAAATGGTGGATATTCATGCTGACCGTTTGATGGCCCGGGCCTTGCAGCATGAGATCGATCATCTTGAAGGAATTTTGTTTGTTGATTTAGCTAAAAAGACCTATCGAAAATAA